A window of the Cytophagaceae bacterium genome harbors these coding sequences:
- a CDS encoding antitoxin VbhA family protein, which produces MYKSIEIDRKNLTIMGVKFSDLKSLENTANAIGTNMFEGFEPSKDLIQLYVDWKSGKFSESDFLSRLYTIHGK; this is translated from the coding sequence ATGTATAAAAGCATAGAAATAGATCGTAAAAACCTTACTATAATGGGTGTGAAGTTTTCAGACCTGAAATCTCTGGAAAATACTGCCAATGCGATTGGAACAAATATGTTTGAAGGTTTTGAACCGAGTAAAGATTTAATTCAACTCTATGTAGATTGGAAATCAGGAAAGTTTTCTGAATCTGACTTTTTGTCAAGGTTATATACTATTCATGGAAAATAG
- a CDS encoding tetratricopeptide repeat protein — translation MRLLITLTFGLFFGLPLFGQDSNVKELVVQGTELHDLGKYDEAIAKYKAALDIDHNSTLANYELSYTYMVSKKYEDGVKYSKKVIEQKTNNLHEAYIVLGSCLDMLGKPEKAIKAYEEGLKKFPESNLLNYNLAFTLYNIKDYDKAEKAAINAIIAKTTHGSSHILLAIIMKAKDQRVKSLLATYYFLMLEPNTKRTKIHYNSLKNQLGQGVEKKDENNINLNIPLNSSNDSEFGAAEMMVSLLAASQFTEENNNKTEMESFVETTNKFFSILGELKNENKGFWWDFYVTLFYDLVKTNNSEAFSYYISQSSDQDKIEKWFAENPHKMQEFKKWMNQE, via the coding sequence ATGAGATTATTAATAACATTAACTTTTGGATTATTCTTTGGACTACCGCTTTTTGGACAAGATAGTAATGTAAAAGAATTAGTAGTACAAGGCACTGAATTGCACGATTTAGGAAAGTATGATGAAGCAATAGCTAAATATAAGGCAGCTTTAGACATTGATCATAACTCAACTTTAGCAAATTATGAATTATCTTATACCTATATGGTTTCTAAAAAATATGAGGATGGGGTTAAATACAGTAAGAAAGTTATTGAACAAAAAACAAATAATCTACATGAGGCTTATATTGTGTTAGGAAGCTGCCTTGATATGCTTGGAAAACCTGAAAAAGCGATTAAAGCATATGAAGAAGGTTTGAAAAAATTTCCAGAAAGCAATCTTTTGAACTATAATCTTGCTTTTACTTTATATAATATTAAGGATTATGATAAGGCTGAAAAGGCAGCAATTAATGCTATAATTGCAAAAACAACTCACGGAAGCAGTCATATTTTATTAGCAATAATTATGAAAGCTAAAGATCAGAGAGTTAAATCATTATTGGCAACCTATTATTTCTTAATGTTGGAGCCAAATACCAAACGCACAAAGATTCACTACAATAGTCTAAAAAATCAACTGGGTCAAGGAGTTGAAAAGAAAGATGAGAATAATATTAACCTAAACATACCTTTAAATTCTTCAAATGATAGCGAATTCGGGGCTGCAGAAATGATGGTAAGTTTATTGGCAGCTTCTCAATTTACTGAAGAAAACAATAATAAAACCGAAATGGAGTCATTTGTTGAAACCACAAATAAGTTTTTTAGTATTTTAGGTGAATTAAAAAATGAAAATAAAGGCTTTTGGTGGGATTTTTATGTGACTTTATTTTATGACTTAGTAAAAACAAATAATTCTGAAGCATTCAGCTATTATATATCTCAATCTTCTGATCAAGATAAAATTGAAAAGTGGTTTGCTGAAAACCCACATAAAATGCAAGAATTTAAAAAATGGATGAATCAGGAATAA
- a CDS encoding M48 family metallopeptidase: protein MNKNYKILLTVSLMAVFVWACQRVPLTNRKQFVGLVSGEQMMSLSFQQYKGFLDTVKQVPASKADAQMVARVGERIKKAAENYLIQQNLGSLLDGYQWEFRTVESKELNAWCMPGGKVVFYTGILPICQSEAGIAVVMGHEVAHAIAEHGRERMSRAMMAQGITQLGAVAAGVATGDQRVMEAAGQVLGIGTTLGGVLPNSRKQEAEADKIGLIFMSMAGYNPQEAVAFWQRMAKAAETSQKPPKLLSTHPTDESRIANLTAQMDKAMKYYYAYGNK from the coding sequence ATGAATAAAAATTATAAGATTTTACTGACGGTTTCTCTAATGGCTGTGTTTGTATGGGCATGTCAGAGAGTGCCTTTGACCAACAGAAAGCAGTTTGTTGGGCTGGTATCGGGTGAACAAATGATGAGTCTGAGTTTTCAGCAATACAAGGGATTTCTGGATACCGTAAAACAAGTGCCGGCATCAAAAGCCGATGCCCAGATGGTTGCCAGAGTAGGTGAAAGAATAAAAAAAGCAGCGGAGAATTATCTGATTCAACAAAATCTGGGTTCCTTATTAGACGGATACCAGTGGGAATTCAGAACTGTAGAGAGTAAAGAGTTAAATGCCTGGTGTATGCCCGGTGGAAAAGTGGTTTTTTATACGGGAATATTGCCTATTTGTCAGTCGGAAGCGGGTATTGCGGTGGTAATGGGTCATGAGGTGGCACACGCCATAGCCGAGCATGGACGCGAGCGTATGAGTCGTGCAATGATGGCACAGGGAATCACTCAATTAGGAGCTGTAGCTGCAGGAGTAGCCACAGGCGACCAACGGGTAATGGAAGCCGCAGGGCAAGTATTGGGAATTGGAACTACGCTGGGTGGAGTATTGCCCAACAGTCGTAAACAAGAGGCAGAAGCAGATAAAATTGGATTGATTTTTATGTCAATGGCAGGTTATAATCCTCAGGAAGCTGTGGCTTTCTGGCAAAGAATGGCGAAAGCAGCCGAAACCTCTCAAAAACCTCCGAAATTGCTTTCGACTCACCCTACTGATGAATCCAGAATTGCGAATCTTACAGCACAAATGGATAAGGCAATGAAATATTATTATGCCTACGGAAACAAATAA
- a CDS encoding fumarylacetoacetate hydrolase family protein, with the protein MKILAVGRNYVAHIAELNNEKPDQPVIFSKPETAILRNNEPFYYPDFTQDIHHEVEILLKISKMGKNIEEKFAHKYYEEIGLGIDFTARDIQTQLKNKGLPWDLAKGFNGSAPISEFIPKAGYDMQNLNFSLDVNGERRQTGNTSLMLYSFDYLIAFISRYFTLKTGDIIYTGTPAGVGPVKIGDKLTGKIEEKVMFDFEVK; encoded by the coding sequence ATGAAAATTCTTGCGGTTGGACGCAATTACGTGGCTCATATTGCCGAACTCAACAACGAAAAACCCGATCAGCCGGTAATATTTTCGAAGCCTGAAACGGCCATTTTGCGTAACAATGAGCCTTTCTATTATCCTGATTTTACGCAAGATATTCATCATGAAGTGGAGATTTTGCTCAAGATATCTAAAATGGGAAAAAATATCGAAGAAAAATTTGCTCATAAATATTATGAGGAAATCGGTCTGGGTATTGATTTCACGGCCCGCGATATTCAGACCCAACTCAAAAATAAAGGCCTGCCCTGGGACCTGGCCAAAGGTTTCAATGGCTCAGCACCCATTTCGGAGTTTATTCCAAAGGCAGGTTATGATATGCAAAATCTCAATTTTTCGCTCGATGTAAACGGTGAAAGACGTCAGACAGGAAATACTTCGCTCATGCTATATTCGTTTGATTATCTGATTGCTTTTATTTCCAGATACTTTACATTGAAAACCGGAGATATCATTTACACCGGTACGCCTGCGGGTGTTGGTCCGGTAAAAATAGGCGATAAGCTGACCGGAAAAATTGAAGAAAAAGTGATGTTTGATTTTGAAGTGAAATAA
- a CDS encoding M23 family metallopeptidase: MILKKYFKTAFLIIGLKTAIAQSPFPKGYFIMPIAPGQATSLSGCFGDIRINHFHAGLDIRTGGVEGKNVYAAAGGYVSRIKIQNGGYGNAIYITHPNGYTTVYAHLKVLNDTLQKYLVAQQYLQKTWEIDLSLNPEQFKVKQGDLMALSGNTGGSAGPHLHFEIRDEKENVLDPSQFGFSDLKDVAAPVIEMISLKTMSKDARINGKFGLFNFPVIKNKKGEYVLAQKIYAKGLIGLEVLTYDRSGNSPFRQGVNRIILQVNAEKTFDFKLDKMAFHNRLSMNTHVNYEKLINKGQKIHRCYVLDGNDFDFYSTGNEKGKFSIKNDTNAVKLEVFDSFMNSARLEFKILNESLDKSVSPAIKKSPPTVGISDNFLFLNYQGSDSIPEKITVKANGKFDTTYFEKSIQNNWLKVFDLSENFIEELRVGNKKMDVPVNYFIRKSEPNFKSEKFDIDFQKSVFFDAPVNMQEKENKLILHEDIIPLKSQATVTWKYFNAPNYIDKFGIYLQDRKPKFIGGEWAKNEIKFNIKEFGTYQLMYDGVPPLITPRTLDSNSLKYRISDELSGIKTINCTVNDEWVLMNYEFKSGLIWSEKADKSKPFSGKVVLSITDNAGNIARHETEIINKNNETGN; encoded by the coding sequence ATGATTCTAAAAAAATATTTTAAAACTGCTTTCCTGATTATTGGTTTAAAAACCGCAATTGCACAAAGTCCATTTCCCAAAGGATATTTCATTATGCCCATAGCTCCCGGTCAGGCGACTTCGCTTTCAGGTTGTTTTGGCGATATCCGTATCAATCATTTCCATGCCGGTTTAGATATCCGCACGGGTGGGGTAGAAGGTAAAAATGTTTACGCTGCCGCCGGTGGTTATGTATCAAGAATAAAAATCCAGAATGGAGGCTATGGAAACGCCATCTATATTACGCATCCCAATGGTTACACGACGGTTTATGCTCATTTGAAAGTTCTGAACGATACACTTCAAAAATATCTGGTAGCACAGCAATATTTACAAAAAACCTGGGAGATCGACCTTTCGCTGAATCCGGAGCAGTTTAAAGTCAAACAAGGTGACCTGATGGCACTTTCCGGCAATACGGGTGGCTCGGCTGGACCACACCTGCATTTCGAAATCAGAGACGAAAAAGAAAACGTTTTGGATCCCTCTCAGTTTGGATTTTCAGACCTGAAAGATGTCGCAGCTCCGGTAATTGAAATGATATCTTTGAAAACCATGTCTAAAGATGCCCGCATAAACGGGAAGTTTGGATTGTTTAATTTTCCGGTCATCAAAAACAAAAAGGGTGAGTATGTGTTGGCTCAAAAAATATATGCAAAAGGACTCATTGGTCTGGAAGTGCTGACCTATGACCGCAGCGGTAATTCACCGTTTCGTCAAGGGGTAAACCGGATTATTCTTCAGGTTAACGCAGAAAAAACATTCGACTTTAAACTGGACAAAATGGCTTTCCATAACAGGCTTTCCATGAACACCCACGTAAACTATGAAAAGCTAATCAACAAAGGCCAAAAGATTCATAGGTGCTATGTGCTTGATGGAAATGATTTCGATTTTTATAGTACAGGAAATGAAAAAGGGAAATTTTCGATAAAAAACGATACCAATGCGGTTAAATTGGAGGTTTTTGATTCTTTCATGAATTCTGCCCGTTTGGAATTTAAAATTCTGAACGAAAGCCTTGATAAAAGTGTCAGCCCGGCCATCAAAAAGTCACCGCCGACAGTAGGAATTTCGGACAATTTTCTATTCCTAAACTATCAGGGCAGTGACAGTATTCCTGAGAAGATTACTGTAAAAGCAAATGGAAAATTCGATACTACTTATTTTGAAAAATCAATTCAAAACAACTGGTTAAAAGTATTTGATTTGAGCGAAAATTTTATTGAAGAACTCCGGGTAGGAAACAAGAAAATGGATGTTCCGGTTAATTATTTCATAAGGAAATCAGAGCCAAATTTTAAATCAGAAAAATTCGATATTGATTTTCAGAAATCTGTATTTTTTGATGCTCCGGTAAATATGCAGGAAAAGGAGAATAAATTAATTCTGCACGAAGATATTATCCCGCTGAAAAGTCAGGCCACGGTAACCTGGAAGTATTTCAATGCACCTAACTATATTGATAAATTCGGCATTTATCTTCAGGACCGAAAACCAAAGTTTATTGGAGGAGAATGGGCAAAAAACGAAATCAAATTTAATATCAAAGAATTTGGAACCTATCAATTGATGTACGATGGCGTGCCACCCCTGATTACCCCACGAACTCTTGATTCCAATTCCTTGAAATACAGGATTTCAGACGAGCTTTCTGGAATAAAAACTATCAACTGCACCGTAAACGACGAATGGGTGCTGATGAATTATGAGTTTAAATCGGGTTTAATATGGTCAGAAAAAGCAGACAAATCAAAACCTTTTTCGGGTAAAGTTGTTTTATCTATAACAGACAACGCCGGCAATATTGCCAGGCACGAAACCGAAATTATCAACAAAAACAATGAGACCGGAAATTAA
- the bcp gene encoding thioredoxin-dependent thiol peroxidase → MRPEINSQAPDFEALNQDGKAVKLSDFRGKKVVLYFYPKDNTPTCTTQACNLRDNYEQLLKNGYVVLGVSVDNVKSHAKFKAKFELPFDLIADPDHAIVDKYGVWGEKMMYGKKYMGTFRTTFVIDEKGIITEIIDKVESKAHTSQIIA, encoded by the coding sequence ATGAGACCGGAAATTAATTCACAAGCCCCTGATTTTGAAGCTTTAAATCAGGATGGAAAAGCAGTAAAACTCAGCGATTTCAGAGGGAAAAAAGTAGTTTTATATTTTTATCCCAAAGACAATACTCCCACCTGTACTACCCAGGCGTGTAATCTGAGAGACAATTATGAGCAGCTTTTAAAAAATGGATATGTCGTATTAGGTGTGAGCGTGGATAATGTAAAATCGCATGCAAAATTTAAAGCTAAGTTTGAGCTACCTTTTGACTTAATTGCCGACCCTGATCATGCCATCGTTGATAAATACGGCGTTTGGGGCGAAAAAATGATGTACGGCAAAAAGTACATGGGTACTTTCAGGACCACTTTTGTGATTGATGAAAAAGGAATCATAACCGAAATCATCGATAAAGTGGAATCAAAAGCCCACACTTCTCAAATTATTGCCTGA
- a CDS encoding carboxypeptidase-like regulatory domain-containing protein has translation MKNILFLLIIFSSSAFAQSIKGNIKDSQNQVLPGVIVSIIGEKGNVVFSDEKGDFSIKPATHNPKLVFTLLGFNSDTISIQNDQFLTIVLKESNATLDALVVNGNATVIDRLSAIQTETLTSKALTKAACCNLSESFETNASVSVSYADAVTGAKQIQMLGLSGAYIQTNLENIPNLRGLAATFGLNYIPGTWIQSIDIGKGVGSVVNGYENMAGVINVEIKKPENSERFLLNAYLNHWGRAEMNLNVSRKLNPKWSMGILSHGSALPTEFDRNNDGFRDLPRYQQINLINRWKYQSDKYMAQFGAKYLAENRSGGQMGFVSAKESPLIYGFSNQTQRFEVFSKTARLFQEKPFRGLGLILNYSAHFSDSYFGQKPYFANQNSFYLNLIYQDKIVDTRHTYKTGISYLNDNYDEKLGGLTRIRNESVPGIFYEYTYNHLDRTVLLLGARLDHHNLFGTKFTPRLHFKQDIGQNDTWRLSAGTGFRVANPLAEYFGNLVSSRSVVFLEELLPEESINIGTSYIKEIGRLSFMAEYYFTKFKNQMVADAEHTQYLYFYNLEGKSYTQSGLFEINYGPRKNWELKLAYKFVESKQTLGKPNQEKILFDKMFLPKNRVLINVAYALPYDKWKYDFTLQWNGKRRIPNSGNNFDLLNYRTMPVVYSASFVNLNAQINRNFPKVEIYLGGENLTNFKQKDPIVSADQPFSNNFDAGLAWGPVVGATIYTGFRYKVP, from the coding sequence ATGAAAAATATTCTGTTTCTATTAATTATATTTAGTTCCAGTGCCTTCGCACAGTCAATCAAAGGGAATATTAAAGATTCTCAAAATCAGGTTTTGCCCGGTGTAATCGTTAGTATTATTGGTGAAAAAGGCAATGTGGTGTTTTCAGACGAAAAAGGTGATTTTTCAATTAAACCCGCAACTCATAATCCCAAACTGGTTTTTACATTATTAGGTTTTAATTCTGATACCATTTCAATCCAAAACGACCAATTTCTGACTATTGTCCTGAAAGAATCTAACGCCACCCTTGACGCTTTGGTGGTAAATGGCAATGCCACAGTAATAGATCGTTTGTCGGCTATTCAAACCGAAACCCTCACCAGCAAGGCACTCACCAAGGCCGCTTGTTGCAATCTGAGCGAAAGTTTTGAAACCAATGCCTCAGTAAGTGTAAGTTATGCCGACGCAGTTACCGGTGCCAAGCAGATACAAATGCTGGGATTGAGCGGGGCTTATATTCAAACCAATCTCGAAAATATACCTAATCTTCGGGGTTTGGCTGCCACTTTTGGTCTCAATTACATTCCCGGTACCTGGATACAGTCTATTGATATTGGAAAAGGTGTGGGTTCTGTGGTTAATGGCTACGAAAACATGGCGGGCGTGATTAATGTGGAAATTAAAAAGCCTGAAAATTCGGAAAGATTCCTTCTAAACGCTTATCTCAACCATTGGGGAAGGGCTGAAATGAACCTCAATGTTTCCAGAAAACTAAATCCGAAATGGTCTATGGGTATTCTGAGTCATGGATCGGCACTTCCCACCGAATTTGACCGAAATAATGACGGTTTTCGTGATTTACCAAGATATCAACAGATCAATCTCATTAACCGGTGGAAATATCAGTCAGATAAATATATGGCTCAGTTTGGTGCAAAATATCTGGCAGAAAACCGTTCCGGTGGGCAAATGGGCTTTGTCTCGGCAAAAGAAAGTCCATTGATTTATGGGTTTTCCAATCAGACCCAACGTTTTGAAGTTTTTTCTAAAACGGCAAGGCTTTTCCAGGAAAAACCATTTCGGGGTCTGGGTTTGATTCTCAATTACTCGGCACATTTTTCTGATTCCTATTTCGGACAAAAGCCCTATTTCGCCAACCAAAACAGTTTTTATCTTAATCTGATTTATCAGGATAAAATTGTGGATACCCGCCATACTTACAAAACCGGAATCAGTTATCTGAATGATAATTATGATGAAAAATTAGGTGGTCTTACAAGGATCAGAAATGAATCAGTGCCGGGAATATTTTATGAATACACCTACAATCATTTGGACCGCACCGTTTTATTGTTAGGTGCCAGATTGGACCATCATAATCTTTTTGGGACTAAGTTTACACCCAGATTACATTTCAAGCAAGATATTGGGCAAAATGACACCTGGAGGCTGAGTGCGGGCACCGGCTTCAGAGTTGCCAATCCACTGGCTGAATACTTCGGTAATCTGGTAAGTAGCAGGTCGGTAGTGTTTTTAGAAGAACTTTTGCCGGAAGAATCAATAAATATCGGTACTTCTTACATTAAGGAGATTGGAAGACTCTCATTTATGGCGGAATACTATTTTACAAAATTTAAGAACCAAATGGTGGCAGATGCTGAGCATACCCAGTATCTGTATTTTTATAATCTTGAAGGAAAATCCTATACCCAAAGTGGCCTTTTTGAGATTAACTATGGACCGCGAAAAAATTGGGAGCTTAAACTTGCCTATAAATTTGTGGAAAGCAAGCAGACATTAGGCAAACCCAATCAGGAAAAGATACTTTTTGACAAAATGTTTTTGCCTAAAAACCGGGTTTTAATCAACGTAGCCTATGCATTGCCTTATGACAAATGGAAATATGACTTTACCTTACAATGGAACGGTAAGAGGAGAATCCCTAATTCAGGGAACAATTTTGATCTGCTCAATTACCGGACCATGCCCGTAGTTTATTCGGCTTCTTTTGTAAATCTCAATGCTCAAATCAACAGAAATTTTCCAAAAGTTGAAATCTATCTGGGCGGAGAGAATCTTACAAATTTTAAGCAAAAAGATCCGATTGTTTCGGCTGACCAGCCATTTTCTAATAACTTTGATGCGGGTTTGGCCTGGGGGCCTGTGGTGGGGGCTACCATTTATACCGGTTTTCGTTATAAAGTTCCTTAA
- a CDS encoding heavy-metal-associated domain-containing protein codes for MKKILGVLSIVLFISFSGFAQKSATIEEVTFKTSAKCGMCKERIEHDLSLTKGVEKAVLNLDDKTVQISYNAKKTNPEKLKVKISKIGYDADEVIADQKSHDKLPACCQKTADAHQ; via the coding sequence ATGAAAAAGATTCTTGGTGTTTTGTCTATAGTATTGTTTATATCCTTTTCGGGTTTTGCCCAAAAATCTGCCACCATAGAAGAGGTAACCTTTAAGACTTCTGCCAAATGTGGAATGTGCAAAGAACGTATCGAGCATGATTTGAGTCTGACAAAAGGCGTAGAAAAGGCAGTTTTAAATCTGGATGATAAAACTGTTCAAATTTCTTATAACGCCAAAAAAACTAATCCTGAGAAATTGAAAGTAAAAATCTCGAAAATTGGCTATGATGCCGACGAAGTGATTGCAGATCAGAAATCTCATGATAAATTACCTGCATGTTGCCAAAAAACTGCTGATGCTCATCAATAA
- a CDS encoding OsmC family protein, producing the protein MKVELNRVDDAFHFQAKGASEIVVNIDAAEAIGGKNQGARPMELLLMGLGGCTSIDVILILKKQRQALEDIKLVIEGDREKIEGTEMSPFRKINIHFILKGNLDAKKVEKAIELSMEKYCSATAQLSCSAQITHTYELV; encoded by the coding sequence ATGAAAGTAGAATTAAACAGAGTTGATGATGCCTTTCATTTTCAGGCGAAAGGTGCATCTGAAATTGTCGTAAATATTGATGCGGCAGAAGCCATCGGCGGAAAAAACCAGGGAGCAAGACCAATGGAACTATTGCTCATGGGTCTGGGTGGATGTACTTCCATCGATGTGATTTTGATTTTGAAAAAACAAAGGCAAGCATTGGAAGACATTAAACTCGTCATTGAGGGGGATCGTGAAAAAATTGAGGGAACCGAAATGAGCCCATTCCGGAAAATCAATATTCATTTTATTCTGAAGGGAAATCTGGATGCAAAAAAAGTAGAAAAAGCGATTGAATTGTCGATGGAAAAATACTGTTCGGCAACCGCTCAATTATCATGTTCTGCCCAAATAACCCACACTTATGAGCTAGTCTGA
- the thyA gene encoding thymidylate synthase, whose product MKQYQDLLKHILDEGTQKTDRTGTGTISVFGYQMRFDLNEGFPLVTTKKVHMKSIIHELLWFIKGETNIAYLKENGVSIWNEWADEEGNLGPVYGKQWRSWSGNNGEVDQLKEVLSQLKNNPDSRRIIVSAWNVGELSQMALMPCHAFFQFYVADNKLSCQLYQRSADVFLGVPFNIASYALLTMMIAQECNLELGDFVWTGGDTHIYSNHLEQVNTQLSREPRPLPKLKINPEVKSVFDFKFEDFELVDYNPYPGIKAPVAI is encoded by the coding sequence GTGAAGCAATATCAAGATCTTTTAAAACATATTTTGGACGAGGGTACTCAGAAAACCGACCGCACAGGTACAGGTACAATCAGTGTTTTTGGATATCAGATGAGGTTTGATCTTAATGAAGGATTTCCATTGGTAACCACCAAAAAAGTACACATGAAAAGCATTATTCATGAACTTTTATGGTTTATCAAAGGTGAAACCAATATTGCGTATCTTAAAGAAAATGGAGTCAGTATCTGGAACGAATGGGCAGATGAAGAGGGAAATCTGGGTCCGGTTTATGGTAAGCAATGGCGTTCATGGTCAGGCAATAATGGAGAAGTAGATCAGCTCAAAGAAGTTTTGTCTCAATTAAAAAACAATCCCGATTCCCGCAGAATCATCGTTTCGGCCTGGAACGTAGGAGAGCTTTCTCAAATGGCTTTGATGCCTTGTCACGCATTTTTTCAGTTTTATGTGGCTGATAATAAGCTTTCCTGTCAGTTGTACCAACGCAGTGCAGATGTATTTTTAGGTGTTCCTTTCAATATTGCTTCTTATGCCCTTTTGACCATGATGATCGCTCAGGAATGTAACCTGGAATTAGGCGATTTTGTCTGGACCGGTGGCGATACACATATTTACTCCAACCATCTGGAGCAGGTCAATACCCAATTGAGCCGTGAACCAAGACCTTTACCCAAATTGAAAATAAATCCTGAGGTAAAGTCAGTTTTTGATTTCAAATTCGAAGATTTTGAATTGGTCGATTACAACCCATATCCCGGCATAAAAGCTCCTGTGGCTATTTGA
- the folK gene encoding 2-amino-4-hydroxy-6-hydroxymethyldihydropteridine diphosphokinase produces MNRLILGLGTNLGDKNSNLQEAINLIESEIGTIKKKSSVYETQAWGVENQDNYYNMAIEIETNFWPFKVLNMILAIEEKMGRIRSKKWESRIIDIDILFFNEVSISSENLSIPHPYIQKRRFVLEPVCEISPDYFHPKFRKSVTKLLEDCHDESWIERIAK; encoded by the coding sequence ATGAATCGGTTGATTTTGGGTCTGGGCACCAATCTGGGCGATAAAAATTCCAATCTTCAGGAAGCTATTAATCTGATTGAATCCGAAATTGGGACCATAAAGAAAAAATCCTCTGTTTACGAAACCCAGGCTTGGGGAGTTGAAAATCAGGACAATTACTATAATATGGCCATAGAAATTGAAACTAATTTTTGGCCTTTCAAAGTATTAAATATGATTCTGGCTATTGAGGAAAAAATGGGAAGAATCAGATCTAAGAAATGGGAGAGCAGAATTATTGATATCGATATTCTGTTTTTTAATGAAGTTTCTATTTCCTCAGAAAATTTAAGCATTCCACATCCTTACATCCAAAAAAGGCGGTTTGTACTTGAGCCTGTTTGTGAAATATCACCCGATTATTTTCATCCAAAATTCAGAAAATCAGTTACTAAGCTCCTTGAGGATTGTCATGATGAAAGTTGGATTGAAAGAATTGCAAAATGA
- a CDS encoding geranylgeranylglyceryl/heptaprenylglyceryl phosphate synthase — MVLKKIIENKESKKKSLGVLLDPDKLDYDILKNWVGLINQHPIDFILVGGSLISSDFLGQSIHFLKKETNIPIILFPGNSLHIDNQADAILFLSLISGRNPEFLIGQHVISAPALKRSQLEILPTGYMLVDGGKATTVSYISNTTPLPNDKPDVAAATAMAGEMLGLRLLYLDAGSGAKNPVDKKVIEAVHRNTSVPLIVGGGINTAEKAYNALQAGADVIIVGNALETDKTFLFELSQVMESFKQPSAIKI; from the coding sequence ATGGTACTGAAGAAAATAATTGAGAATAAAGAAAGTAAGAAAAAATCTCTTGGGGTGCTGCTCGACCCCGATAAACTTGATTATGATATTCTAAAAAACTGGGTGGGGCTCATAAATCAGCATCCCATTGACTTCATTTTGGTAGGTGGAAGTTTGATTTCAAGTGATTTTTTAGGTCAAAGCATTCATTTCCTGAAAAAAGAAACTAATATCCCTATTATTTTATTTCCCGGAAACAGCCTTCACATTGATAATCAAGCCGATGCTATTTTATTTTTATCTTTGATTTCCGGACGAAATCCTGAATTCCTGATTGGCCAACATGTAATTTCGGCACCAGCCTTGAAACGCAGCCAACTCGAAATACTTCCTACCGGTTACATGCTTGTTGATGGCGGAAAAGCGACGACTGTTTCTTATATTAGCAATACCACTCCCCTACCAAATGATAAACCTGATGTGGCTGCTGCTACTGCAATGGCCGGTGAAATGTTGGGTTTAAGATTATTGTATCTTGATGCAGGCTCAGGAGCCAAAAATCCGGTTGACAAAAAAGTAATCGAAGCCGTTCATCGAAATACATCGGTGCCATTGATAGTGGGAGGCGGAATCAATACCGCAGAAAAAGCCTATAATGCCCTGCAAGCCGGTGCTGATGTAATCATTGTGGGAAATGCCCTTGAAACCGATAAAACCTTTCTATTTGAACTTTCTCAGGTGATGGAAAGCTTTAAACAACCGAGTGCTATAAAGATATGA